TCGGGCTCTACATATATGATTCCAAAGGATTTATAAGTCCTTTGTTTTCACAATATGGAGAATCTGTATATGAAAACAAGGGAGTTAGACAGCGCATATATGAAAACAAAGGGCTTATGAGTTCATCGGTTCCTCAGTTCGTCAGTAAGGCAAAAAAACAAGTCGTTAGTCCTTAGTCGTTGGTCGTCGGCAAAGACGAAAGGTGGTGAGACGGAAAATTCGTCTTCACCACCTACATATTCAGGATAGCAATTTGGGTGGGGGCAACACGCCAAGGTTTGAAAATTTATTTTGTGAGTGTTTTCAGGATGTTGCGGGGAAAAGGGTGTCGTGACCCCCTTGACATCACTTACGGGTGGTTTTGCCAATTTGGGAAGGGAGCCATTGAGTAATTTGGTGATTTGGTAATTGGGTAATTTGGAAAAACGGGCCGTCAACATTCGTGGTAACCCGGCCCTTTCGGCACAGAACGCCGAAAGGACCGGCCACCCAAGCTGATGCTAACGCGAAGGTTCGGCCAATCGCCACATGAATCCTGTGACAAAGCCCAACAGGGGTACGGTCAGCATCATCGCAGACTGAAACTCTCGCTGATACAGCCATGACCAATAGGCCGAGTAGGTCAATAGTGCGATACCGAACATCGAAGCAGAAAGGAGTCGTCGCTCGGACCATAATGGGGTAAGTGCGATCACAATACCACTGACGATAACGAGCAATGTCGCGGATGAAAACTGCATTCCTCTGCCGCCAGTGGAACCGAACCAAACAAGGGGAGACACACCGATCAAAGCTGTCAGACAGAGAATGGTGGGAATCCATCGGTACCTAAATCTTCTGAGCAAAAATCGAACGCATACGAAAAGGAGTCCTGAGACGAAAATCCCAAGCACAGCAAGTGCTATGTGCCCGCCGGAGGGATCGTCAAACTGATGGCCGAGTAGGCGATTAACATGCCGCTTCAAATCTCTGAACATCGGGGGCCCAATAGCAGAAGTCGTGAGCTCATAGAGAAGGAATCCGAAGGCAACAGTCATTGCAAGCGACAGGTCTCTGAGACGAAGCAATTGCATTCTCATGGTGTTACTCCTCGCAGGCACGCCCTGATCCGGACGTTTTTTCTCCTAAGCACGCGAGGGACCTCGGTCCCCAGTCGATCCAGTTTCGATGAACATTGTCGATCCCGGCTTGTAGGCCCCCTTCCAAGAGAATCTGATTCCGTTATCCAACACCCGGCTGACTTCATTTCCTTGGGCATCTATGGTGACTAACTGGGGTGTTGAGCCACCCTCCTTGTAAATCACGCCTCCGTCCGCTAGAACGTATTGAGCTTCCGTTTCGACCGGAGTAATCCTACTCCAAAGGACCTCACCGGCGGTGTTAAATGCGAGCAGGTTGCGTCCGTGATTGAATGTCGCGATGTAGGAGCCATCTTCGCGCTGAAGAACAGATTGAGGCGCGACGCCCTGATACGCTGGGTCGAGCTGGAGGTTAACTTCTGAGGCGATTTGGCCGTTGGTGATCGTGGTCAGTTTGGAATAGAAGGTTGTCGGTACGGGGCCGGTGCCGCCGATATTATTGTAGGTTCCCTGATCATCCCAATCGCGGGTGTAGAGGTAATACCCACTGCTTACGTCAGGCCACGCCAGAACGACGCCCAGATCGGAATTCGTCAGTGGATCGGTGAAATAGAGCATTATCGAGGCACCTGTCGAACTGTCGTCATAATGGTGACACACGATGGACTGGATTGATGAAATCGTTCAACCCTCAGGGCCACCGGCCCTATCGGCACAGAACGCCAAAAGGACCGGGCACCCAAATCAGTCCTAACGCGAAGGTTCGGCCACCCGCCAAAACCCGAGATAACGCTACAGTGAGGCCACCCGCCCGTCTTGAAACGCCTTCACTGTTATCCACGGGCACCCAAATCCATCCTAATCGGTCTTGATTCTCTCTCCGGATCTACGCAACGAAGAGACAGATTGACGCCTACGTACATTCACGACAGCTAAAATGAACGAGAGTGTTGCGATGCACCAGAACGCTGGCGAGCTTCGTATAGCAAGCCATATATCCTGATTCCATCCGACGGTTACGTCAGGGACGTTTCGCCAAACCAGTTTTTGACTGTATACAAACGCAACGTTTGCGAGGACTGCAACCGCCGCTACAACCAGCAAGCCAATAGCAATGCTCTTAATCCATGCCATCGCGTTATTCACCTTGTTCGTGTTAACAATTGCACGGCCATTTTTCACTGTTTGCAAGGGTTGTCATACAGGGGTACCTGATACCAATGCCAATGCGTCGAGTAGTAGTCGAGATAACACCTGTTCTTCGGGCCCCAGTGAATTAAGGGGTTATCGCGCGGCTCGTAAAAGAAACGTCCTCCGTTAGCGGGATCGTCAGGCAAGTTGGGATCGTTTGGGTTCACGTTCGCCGTATAGAAGTTGTACACAAAGTTATCCTTGTTTTCGCATACTCCTCCACTTCGTCCCTGTGCGCCCTCCGGACCGCAATCAATAAAAGGGAATCCTGATAACTGATGACCGATCTCGTGAACAGCTGCATTTCCAATAGCCTTCCCTAGCATTCTCGCTAGTTCACGGAATGTTCGGACATCATCGGCGTTGAGCCGTGTGTAATTCGGACACCAACTCGCCTGTTGATGCGCGGGTTGAAGGCTCTGCAGAACTGCTAGGGAGTTCTTCATTAAGGGGTAGTAGTAAACGTTGCTTTTGGTAACTCTCACTCCCGGGTATGGGGTGAGACTCGCGGAATATGTATAACCAATCCCTGCTGGATTCAAGTCTCCTGCGACTCTGACGATGTGTGCCTGATCCGCGAGGTTGTTACTAACACATTTCGGATCGAGCTTACATTGGTCCCACGTTGCTTTGGAGTTCTTCGTCGCGGGGCGGACGATGATTGGATAGTCGTTGAACGCGCGTTTGAGAGAGTGAAGAGCCTCAGTCTGAATGATCTGCGCCCATTCTGGATGTTGGGTTGCAAAATCTTCGTCCGCAGAATCAACACGACAAATGTTGCGATACAAGTCATCTCTGAGGGACGCCGGCCCTTTCCCAACGGCAGCGAAAGGACCGGCCACCCAAGCCAGAGTTACCGCGAAGGTTTGGCCACCCGCCTATCTAATCAGGAAATGGTTTCCTTTCTTTTCGCACCGTCACAAAGCCGCGATAGTACTTCCCTTGGGGGTCAGACACGGCTGAGACTCCGATGGTCGCTAACTCTGGTCGAAAAGTTAGGCCCCAGTCATCGTCGTTGATGCTTGGTGTGTCGCTCTGTAGTAACCCGAGCGACACACGAACACCAGTGTTGTTTCCTAATAGGAGCACGGGCTTGGCGTTGCCATATAAGCGAACGCTTGGAGTTCCTGTTTCAGATCTGAACTGGAGGATGGGGGTGCCGTCTGCCGCTACGCCCAGGAGTGCCCTCTGATGCAAGAGCGAAGAAGCGTTCCCCCCACCCTGATTGCCAACGAAAATCAACACTGGTTGGTCCTCCTGGGTTCCCAAGAACGCTGATGTGCGTCCTGCTGAGTCGATCAATTCGAAACGGTGAGCACGAATTACGTCACCACCGCGGCTCTTCATGAATATCGTTCCCGTTGCACCTCCAGCAAACCCTATGGCAAAAACCCACAAGATGTGAAGAATCGTTTTCGTATACCTGTTCCACATTACCATGTCGCTCTCCTGGTGCACCCGCCCGGTTGTCCGGGAGTGCACTGGCAGTCTGTGGCGATCCAATCTGTTATGTAAGTGGTGGCGTTGTCGCCTGCGGGATGCCAGAGTCCGCTCTGTATCAAAGTCGAATTGTTATATACCGCGATGTCATCAAGCCCAGCGAAGGCATGAAGGACCAGTTCGTGGACGATAAGGTACTTAGCGTTACTTCCGGAAAGGACATTTGGAGCAAAGATGATGGCTGACTGTTGAGCGAGACCGAAATTGGGGGATGTTACAGCGTTAGAACCGCGCAGATAATCGCGGAGCGTCGTGTTTCTTAAGCCAGCGTTTACCTGCTGTTTCGTCACCTCGCCGAGCTTTAGGTTGGCGATTGCCTCATTGCGCGTATCGTAGAAGTTAGTACTTGCAAACTTTGACTTCAGGTTTGTGATTGAATACAGACTCCTTCCTTCCAAGTCTACGACACTCATGACGTTGGGGTTGCTGAAGAGGGAGTTGCAGTGCGACTTTGAGAACGCTGACCACATCTTGTCGTCCAGTTTTTTTCGTACTTCCAAGTTTGTGACCGAGTCAACCCGAAAAGATGCTGTTCCTTTTGTGTTTAGGCCTCCGAGTTGAGGAAGAAATGACGTATCAAGGAGGAACGGAAGTAGTACGGTAGCGGCTATCGCCGTATTCTAGTTGTAGACATGTTGCGTTCCGGAGAGCAGATATCCACTATCCGTGACTCTGCTCAACTCTTCGCCCTGCTCCGACAATTGGATCAGTTCCCGGGTCTGATAGCCGCCGGTTCCGTAGTTGGTGTACTGCCGGTAGATCATGCCGCCATCGGCAAGAGCGTAGAGTGGATCGGCCCAGCCGTCGGGGTTAGTGGGGGAGAGCCAGAGGATGCTGCCCGAGGCGCTGAAGGCGATCATCTGGGGCGCATCTAACTCAAGGTAACCCAGGTACGAGCCGTCCTCGCGTTGGAGAACAGGCTGAGGGGTATGGTCCTGATCGGGCAGGTTTGCCGCCGCTACTTCGCCGGTAACTACGCCGCCCGAAACGGTGGTCAGTTTCCACGGATAGCTCTCCGGCGCGGGACCGCTGTCGCCGATGCCGAGTTCGTTCCCTTCACTGTCCCACTCTCGCCAGTAGGAGTACGTCGGAACCTGGAAGTCGCGCCAACTCACAACCACACCCTGGTCAGCGTTGGTGATCATGGCAACGTCGTAGTCGGAGAAGTAGGAGCCCAAGGGGCCGAAGCGACATCTGGAGCCTCTTTCGTGAAGTGTGGCATTGGGCGGCAAGTGTGCAGGGTCCGGTTTAACGCTGTCGGTGATGCGGATCAGGTAAGAGTGTGATAACGATAGCGAGAGACGGTACGGAAGGACACGGACGAAAGCGGACCGATTAGCAGTCTCAGACGCCTCCCCAAAACCGAACAGCCCAGACCACCTAGACTGGGCTGTTCATCCATGCGAAAATTCGATTCGCGAAAATTGGAGTTCCGATCACTTTTCAAATATCTCCGCTGCCGGCTGAATGTTCGAAGCTTCCATGGGAACGAACACCAGTCGGTGTGGATTAATGATGTAGAACGTTTTGTGATAGGTACCGGGATATGTTCCTACCCAGGCTCCTGATCCGATATTCGAATCGGTAATGATGTACGTGCCGGCGACGGACTGATCCGGATAGAAGCCGCTGGGGCCGGCAACGTCGCCCGTGCCGGTCCAGGTGCCGTCGCCCTTGTAGATTTGCAGCCCCTCGCCATAATCAACGGCATTCGTGGCCGGAGCGATGGCGCCTCCGAAGAACTCGCCGTTGAGGCTGGCATTGTCGAACGGGCCTGCGCTCTGCGGCTCAAAGAAGCCGAAGTTCACGCTGCTGCCGGGATCGCTGTACTGGAGGATGAATCCGCAATTCGGGCCGACAAGATAAAGGATGTACGGGCTGCCGAGAGCGGTCCAGGTCCAGGTGGCGCGTCCGTTGGAGGCGACATCGAATTGGATGGCGCTGCTTCCGGTGAATAAGCCTCCACCCCAGTTGCGGGTGTAGTAGGAAGTACCGGCGCCGTTGGTCAGGTTGAACTGTCCGATGGTGACCATGGCTTTGTCGACAGTCTGGTTCAGAAGTCCGGACATGTAGAAGACCGACTTACCGTTGAGATAAGCAGCCGAGTAGGGGCCGCCGACCTGCTTCAACATGCCGCCGACAAGAATGTTTGCTTCTTCGCTGACAGGGTCGGTGCGGATCATGTAAGCCTCGGTGCTATCGACAAGATAGAAGCTGAAGCTGGCGTTGCCCGCCATGCTGGTGACTGGCATGGTGCCGCGTCCATAGGCCATACCGGTTTGCGCGTTGAAGACGAGCGAGCCCTGGAACGTGAAATTCATGCTGGATTCGCCGGTGTTCGCGAAATCCAGAGAGGTATCGCTGATGGCGCCTGCGCCGTTGGTGTGGAAACGCCCGAGGAGGGCATTGCGCTCGTCGCCCATATACGACTGCCCGGTCATGCCGAGGACGTAGTCGCCGGTCAAATTGGCAAGCGAGAAGTCTGCCGTGGTCTGCCGTTTGAAGATGCCGGAACCATACATGCCAGTGTTCTCAAACAGCAGGATATGGCCGCGACTGCCGGTGGAGTCGAGGGCAAACCGGACAGTGAGCGCAGAGGTTGAGATGTTGACGGTCATCTGGCCACGGTTATCACCGGCATTAACCTGATAAGTGCCGGTGATGGACTGGTTTATATGGCGGAGCGAAGTGCTGGCGCCGTTCATATCAACCAGGCCGGTTATGTGTCCGTCGCCGTCGGAAATGAAGCTGCCAATGGCGCCGAAGGCCTTACCGTTGGGGTCCCACCCGGTGAAGACGAACGCATATTGCCCTTTGAGTTTGATGTTCGGGTCCAGCACGAGCGTTATGACAGCCGTGTCGGACCGGGATGGGTCGGCCTGGGATGTGGCGGTGACGGTGACCGTGGGAGGACTAGGCAACTCGGCCGGCGAGGTGTAAAGGCCCGTGGAATCGATGGTGCCACAGGTGGCGCCAGAACAGCCGGTGCCGGAGAGAGTCCAGTCGACCTTGGAGTTGTCGCCACCCTGTACCGTGACGGTGAACTGCTGAGTCGCTCCGATCTTTACGGTTGCCGTGCTGGGCGAGACGGTGACCTCGATGGGTTCGAGCGTGACGATTGCGGTGTCGGACCGATTGGGGTCGGCAACCGAAGTGGCGGTCACGGTGACCTGCAATTCTTCCGAGATGGCGCCTGGGGCCGTGTACAGGCCGTTGGCATCGATGGTGCCACAAGCTGCACCAACGCAGGAGGCACCTGTTGCTGTCCACGTGACGTTCGTGTTGACGTGGTGAGCTACGGTCGCGGTGAACTGTTTCGTCTGCTTCGGATAGAGAGTGGCCTGTTTCGGCGAAACAGCTATCGAAACGGGATAGAGAGTCACGACGGCGCTGGCGGTCTTGTTCGGATCGAAGGCAGAGCGTGCCTCGATGGTTGCGGTGGTGGCGTCAGAGACGAGTTCTGGCGTGGTGTAGAGTCCGCCCTGGGTCAGTGTGCCGGGGCCGCTGAGGATCCAGAAGACGCCGTTGTGGTTCTGTGGCACGTTGGTGACGGTGGCCGTGTACTGCATGTGCGCGCCGCCCAATTCAAGGGCGAGATCTCCGGGGACGATGGTGATGACCGGCGCCTTGAGGGAAATGGTGGCGGAGGCGAGCTTGGAGTTGTCGAACTTGGATGTCACATTGATGGTGACAGTGGTATCGGCGGTGACCAAGTCAGGCGCGGTGTATAGACCGGTGTCATCAATGGTGCCTTCGCCGACGGCTTGCCAGTTGACGCCCGCATTTCCGGCAGGAGCGTTGAGCACCGTCGCGGTGAATTGCTTCGTCTCGGTGCTGATCATGGTGAGGCTGGTGGTGGGCGAAAGGGTTATCGAGACGGCAAGATGATTGACCGATGCGCGTCCGGACTTGGTTGCGTCAGCGGTCGAGGTGGCGGTGACAGTGACAGTGAGGTTGGAAGGGACCAAGTCGGGAGCTTTGTAGAGTCCAGTGGAATCGATGGTGCCGCACGCGGCACCGGTGCAACCGGTTCCGGACACGCTCCAGCTGACGGCGGTATTGGTGGCGTTGGAAACCGTCGCCGTGAATTGATGCGATTGCTGCGCGATGAGGGTTGCAGTTGCCGGCGAGACAGTCACCGAGACTTGCGGAGTGGGCTGCTCCTGGGTGCGGCCACCCCCACATCCCGCCAGGCCGGATATAAGCAATAAACATAGGAAGAGCGGAACTATACGTTTCATGAAATTTCTCCTGAGGTTGGAAGTGGCTCGGATGCCGGTGAATTGAGGTGGAACGATGGCGAGTAGGAACCTTTGTCCAAACGAATGATGACCGGGTCGTTGCGCCCTTCGTCGCGGAAGTACTCGGCGAGTGCGGACCGGACGCGATGGGCTTCCACGCGGACGCGCGAATCGAGACGAGGGTCGTATCCGGCGTGACGTCCCAGC
This portion of the Terriglobales bacterium genome encodes:
- a CDS encoding Ig-like domain-containing protein, which codes for MKRIVPLFLCLLLISGLAGCGGGRTQEQPTPQVSVTVSPATATLIAQQSHQFTATVSNATNTAVSWSVSGTGCTGAACGTIDSTGLYKAPDLVPSNLTVTVTATSTADATKSGRASVNHLAVSITLSPTTSLTMISTETKQFTATVLNAPAGNAGVNWQAVGEGTIDDTGLYTAPDLVTADTTVTINVTSKFDNSKLASATISLKAPVITIVPGDLALELGGAHMQYTATVTNVPQNHNGVFWILSGPGTLTQGGLYTTPELVSDATTATIEARSAFDPNKTASAVVTLYPVSIAVSPKQATLYPKQTKQFTATVAHHVNTNVTWTATGASCVGAACGTIDANGLYTAPGAISEELQVTVTATSVADPNRSDTAIVTLEPIEVTVSPSTATVKIGATQQFTVTVQGGDNSKVDWTLSGTGCSGATCGTIDSTGLYTSPAELPSPPTVTVTATSQADPSRSDTAVITLVLDPNIKLKGQYAFVFTGWDPNGKAFGAIGSFISDGDGHITGLVDMNGASTSLRHINQSITGTYQVNAGDNRGQMTVNISTSALTVRFALDSTGSRGHILLFENTGMYGSGIFKRQTTADFSLANLTGDYVLGMTGQSYMGDERNALLGRFHTNGAGAISDTSLDFANTGESSMNFTFQGSLVFNAQTGMAYGRGTMPVTSMAGNASFSFYLVDSTEAYMIRTDPVSEEANILVGGMLKQVGGPYSAAYLNGKSVFYMSGLLNQTVDKAMVTIGQFNLTNGAGTSYYTRNWGGGLFTGSSAIQFDVASNGRATWTWTALGSPYILYLVGPNCGFILQYSDPGSSVNFGFFEPQSAGPFDNASLNGEFFGGAIAPATNAVDYGEGLQIYKGDGTWTGTGDVAGPSGFYPDQSVAGTYIITDSNIGSGAWVGTYPGTYHKTFYIINPHRLVFVPMEASNIQPAAEIFEK